The Lytechinus pictus isolate F3 Inbred chromosome 5, Lp3.0, whole genome shotgun sequence DNA segment GGCATACCACCAGACATACCACCGGGGAATCCCCCTGGCATACCACCAGGCATACCACCGGGGAATCCCCCCGGGAAGCCACCAGGCATACCCCCTGGAAACCCACCAGGAAAACCACCAGGGAATCCTGATTCAGCTTCTTGCTTTCTTCTCTCTTCATCTTCCTACAAACGTCAAATCacatataaaaacattgaaaacaacaacttgTAGGAGAAATACCGAGAAATGCCATGTTTCAGATTACTTTGTAtctagaaaaaatatttttgaaatttaacTAGAGTATACTAGAATTGTGTCTAAACAATGTGCAATTACACATTACCCAGAGGTAGTATGTAGCAATCAAGGTCCAACAAGTTTGTTAGTAAGAAAAGCACAGAGCTAGCTGGCAGTTTGTTTTTAGTGTGCCATCTTGTGCCAAAACCATGCAAACAGacttttttcaatctctatcatcaaaatcatgatcTTTTTCACTCATATTGCAACTACTTTGACTTTCATGAAAACTGTTTTTATTGAGTTTTTCAGTATAATTTTCCAATGGTTAGTGTCAGAACCacaatcattcattattattacaatatatcatttaattttctcacCTTTCTTGCTTTCTCTTGGGCTAATTTTGCCAATCTGATCCTTTCCTTTTTCGCCTTGAGTTCTTTGTCTTCTTGTTTTCTCTCATACTTCCTCTTATGTTCTGCAATCTTTTTGGCCTGCAAAGAGAATATCATCAaatcatgtgattttcttttcctATAAAAAAAGCCTTTTGCAGTTTGCACACTTActttagggcaattccataaaatgatcaaccttttttgtACGTCCGGCccccattttaaagttttacttcacttcataaactgaccaagtcatggtcatttgagcGCATtgcagactgtcaaaagaaccagaaatcagagacagaaaaacTCATGAAGGCCCCACATATAGGGGTCAGACATACAtcttatggaattgccctcTACTATTCAGTATTTGCATCCTGATCTTCAGCTTATTCCATATTGAGAAGGAATTTGTGATTTTATATCAACAAGACAAATTCATCATATAAGATATGTATTTCACATCATAATCGTTTTAGGACACACATTCATTCATACAATATGTACAATTTGGGACATTATTgaaattctttttctttcagtaCCACTGGAATTTCATTGTGCACTATTGTGACAaacctagcctcttgtcgaggccctgtcggctgctttccgagcgaacatggcaaagcaagggagagagcgaagcagagcgccgcgagacagggcctctggacatctgacccgaatttcaccgactttcttttgttttttattgtttttaccaattcacctaccaaaaactggtcggtgaaaatcatccaatgagagcgcgggctgctatgacgtcatattgaatattcatgagctcatcttgaatggcgacccgtggattcttggcgaagaatgacgacgaaatatcaaagagcattgaatatgcctctaaaatgctgaatattgaccgatttaaggatttgcaagtcgataaaattaactctgcactgaaaggacgagatgattttgtaaatctacccacaggatatggaaaaaatgttatctttcatgcgattccaccggtcgaaccggggcgtcgattatcgatctccgctgtgcagtgcagtgagggaagctggggtggagttgctgggagttgactcgagtctgaccagcggctgagcagtatctcccgggaagtttcggggcggtgatgggtctgttacggccagtagtagtagtagtagtagtagtagtagtaccactacttgtataGCATTTTGcaggttatatcccctttagtgtcccgcaattaaatgaatcccctgcagaataatggactactatactatatagtattccgaacccaaaacgaaacagctctgacatttcattggtttactcggtgaccagtaatatcatgactcatgtatattcattaggaagacgttcctcatgaatatataattcagttcagatgtcaagaggccctggctcgcgccaggcctaattcgcttcgcgaattagggaatccctcgcttcgctcgggaagcagccgccagggcctcgacaagaggctatgaCAAACCCAgcacaaagaataaagcagtcGATGCAGtagggcgattccacactagaacttcaaaaatatcataaatttcaacatgctttcaataagtcataagtagtgtaatattttactatgatacctaaattttatgaaaattatgagttttaaccaaaaatgaagtcagatatagtttttttgggggggaacaatggaattttcaattttcaataattttgcttaaaaaattgtcaagtacaaacactgcctgaatTAATTATTGACAAAGCatgagaagattgaaaatattgcaggtcaatggaataatgtatcattgatggttccaaataatatctacaacatttttatgatccataataggggcagccctgatttttctgaacctatttttggcaatcacccgtacgacacatgaaaatgcaaaagtttttcctacaatttcatttttgatgatgcaatttcacaatatcagtttctctttctttaacCCATcggtgatcgatttatcccataaggatctaatcactgcccttcatttttcaataattaaaagttgtcccgtacgacacacaatatttaattgcaggatttggattcagaaactataaatagtaggcctatttaaattcaagtaattgatttgacataaagtgaactgaaaagatactttttttatctccatagaacatgaaataggtgattctaaccattttaattgatttcatgtaggtgtattcttttgtgaatcccttcagctaaactggtgattttcactagttagagcaggttaatttctttgtcactgAGCATGgaaagaaaacctttataattgattcaccctagcctggaagatgacttcctctaagtttggtttaaaagtcaatgttttggaatatttttcaatttctcagGCTCTAAGATGTGTGTTTAAtcgaaaatttcaaaatctagACCATAGAATATGTGAACCATTTGTTATGCCTTATATTTCTCCTATAATGAGTGATAAAAAGGGGtgtaaaagtatatataaactTTTGATAGGAAATAAAGATTTAGCCAAAACTATTGCagcaaaatggggaaaaaattcaaatattctttTGGATCACACTAAAATACCGGAATTTAATAGGATGATTTTCAGATTTACAACTGACATTCGGATAAAGTATTTCCAATACAAAGTTTTCAATAGAATTgtgtttttaaatgatattttattcaaactaaAGATCACCAATACTGAGTGCTGTACATTTTGTTATACTGTAAAGGAAACAATTGAACACTTCTTTTACTTCTGTAATTTTAGTAGAAATATTTGGAGTAAAATAGAAACGTGGATATCATCTCCTATGTTTATTCTTAAATTTACTCCACAGAATATTTTGTTTGGATATAAAGAAAAGCGAAATGATGCCCTgaattgtattatcattttagtaaaacaattatatttctcGAGGTTGAACAAGACATGTACCTGATTTTAAGAAGATTAAAAAggtaatacaaaattattatttagatgaATGTTACATTTGTGATCTgaatggaaaaaggaaagattttaatttgaaatggaGTATGTTGAAGcatttgtttgaataatgtttATAATTTGACTTCTGTAAACgtgttctttttttgtaaataaacttGCCCATTGGGGCaaaaggatgaaaaaaaaaaattatacagcTGTAgctaataatgattatattgaCTGTTGTTAATTTTCTGAAGATACCATAGACATTTACATTTCCCTCACTAGACCCATTTTGCCCTTGTCACAAATCTGGTAATATGACACCAGTTGGGAAAATGTATGTGATATTTCCCTCCAAGCCAgtcaatatcatataatatGCACATGTGACAATGATCTCAATTGCCATCTTGAGATTGATCATAAAACCCTTGTGTCACATGATCCTTAAAAAGAACTATTTTCTACACTTACATTTGGCTCTACTTCTTTCAGCATCTCATAAGCTGATTCATCAAAGTCCAGCTTGCAAGCCATCTGTAGATCCTTAAAAGCCTCTTCCCAATGGCCCAGCATTCGATGGGCTTTACCCCTCCACTTGTAAACCTGGGCAGAGTCAGGGTTAAGATCTTGTCCCTTGTTACAGTCACGGATAGCTGCATTGGGCTTCTTTAGACGGACATAGCAGCTGTGGAAAGAAGGAAATCGTGGACTCGTCAATCATAGTGTCTGGAAGTATATCGTCAGAAATATGAATCTAAAACAAAACTAGGTGATTACAGGGGACTTTTCAAGGTAAATATGTGTATGCACTATTAAAGGTACGGTACTGCATGCCAAATGTACTAGTGGAGGGATGCATACCACAAAGCATCAACCCATGCTGTATTTGCAAGATCCTTCAACACATTTAATAATAAGAGTGATAATAACTCTATTTACCAAGGGTAGCCACTTTCAGCTGTAAGCTGTTCACCCAACAGGCCCTTCATAATTATTACCCTTTTCCATTCTCATACGTCAAGCACCTAACAAGAAGGCAGAAagtctcatttttttaaagtctttggtatgacttggCCGGGTATCGAATCCACGACCTCCTGTTCATGAAGCAGCaatctaccactgagccaccatacAAATTAATCTTGATTCCAAAAGAATAAAACTACTTGTTTGAATGAAATGAGTATAACTGAAGAGAAtctgattattttcattttatgatcAATCAGAAATAAAGAGCTGAAAAATGTCAGAGCCATATCTCATTCCACCAAGAAGATATATGCCATCATCTTACCTTGCTCTCTTGGCATGGAACAAAGCTGAACGTGGATTGCGCAAAATAGCTTGAGTGAAAAGCTGGACGGCTTCTTCCAAGTTTCCATCTGACATGGCAACCATTGCCTCAGACTTCTTTTGGATAGCTTCCTCTAGCATTTCATCTGTAACCTCTAGACTGGTATCTCCCATCTCTTGAGGCTCATCCGTGTCTGGTTCAATCACACCATCTTCATCAAGTTCTATAAAAAGTCACAAGTAACAACAGGCCTTTATAGTAaagtttcattattttaaaaagggcatGGCCACAGTGCCCATTCATTAGTATATTTTACATAGCTGGGATACCCGCTTCCGGGCAATTATTACCAGGGGAGTGtctcatcaacattttcatccgacaagttgtcagatctgacatctttctctgatgttgattggctgagaggtactgttactatggtaactgtcggataaaatgggacttgtcggataaaacgtccgacaagtcctttcatgaaacgctaccCCGGTCTTGACGTTCGCCAGCACTGGGACAAGAAATGGCAAAAAGCCGAAGATTTGCCTTGGACCAAGTTTACATCTTTAATGATGTTGAccagttttctttaaaaatcattGAACATAAAGAGATATGACCGAGATATAAAGCAAATATAAACAGCCTTCGATCAAAGGTTTTGTGAAACGATGATCCCCTCAGTGACGGGAATGTGACCAATTTCCTTCGGTGCTGTGCTCCTCAGGAAAATATTTGCATTCCGTCATCACTTTGGGAACCATAGTTCGAACCACCTCCTCTAACAGCTGTACATATTTGTTCACTATTACAGGGCTGTTCATAATTTATATCCTACCCAGATCACTTTCTTCACTCTCTGGTTCCATAGGTTCTGGTTCAGATGTTGGTTCCTGTGTTGGCTCTGGTGCTGGGGGAGCCTGGGCAGAAGGTTCGGGCTCTGGATTGCTCTCCGTCTCCTTGGGCTCTGGCAGCTTGGCACCAAGGCTGGACATGAGatgaattgaaatattaaaaattgtgaattgtgagacaGAAAAAAACGAGGATCCCCCACAAGATCTACTGTACAGCCGATTCCAGAGAATGGCAGCACTACACAGGATTTTTTTCCAGTCTTTGTGCATACAAGCAATACCACTACAGTATTCTGCACCAACTTATCCAAtagatcaagaaaaaaataagccaaacattgcataacttaatcgctagagggtattcatttgtctcgcaatctactatggtcaacaaggaaattcgtgagcactctcgcaaaaagtgttcactagctttctaagaaattcgtgatcactctcgcaaaaagtgttcacaagcttacaagttcacgagctttcgagtgccgctgcaactctttatcaagtgacgaaaattatctgataacgtatTCTATTTATACCAgtccccaggaccgtacgcacgaacgcgggaacaataggtgggcactgatccgttgtgtgattggtcgggcgttTCACCAATCAGTGCGTCAGTGTACGGTGCGGCCGGTgatccgtatatgcaaataagcctgaggtatatgcaaatacgccgtgagtcggcaatatgcaaataagacaaaattggcgggctcgctagtttcccgtgggtgggggttgactagctgagcggtccctcgatcgggtcggcgtgcactgccaggtaagggggtattgtgctgtcggatggttcgcatccagaaatcggggatgtcgatcccgctgtctctgttgaagttgttaggacaaagacgtatactaatagcctccttaatcctgcgtatataccaatgtctctctttggcaacgcaatgtacaccctcccaatctgggtggtgttgcttatcccaagcatgttctgccaccGCGAATGTGTCAGTTCGCTGTAACCGAACATCGCGCTTGTGTTCAGAAATGCGTTCAACTATCGGTCGGGCTGTTTCACCGATGTAAGACCTGTCACATCCCTGGCAAGGAATGTTGTATACTACGCCATCATGTCTGTGATCAGGGATGGGGTCTTTGGGGTGTACAAGCTGTTTGTGTTGGGTGGTGTCCGAGCGGAAAACCGTTCGGATACCGTGACCTTCTAATCGGCGTTCGAGTTGTGGTGAAAGACTATCTATGTATGGCAAGACTGTGCaagtcttgaaaaccttctgatcCCTTGGCGGATGTTTCTTCTTGAAAGTGTTCTCGATAAAACGGCGTGGGTAGCCGTTACTGTATAAGGCGCCACGTATGTGTGCTCTTTCTTACGGGAGTTCAGGTGGGtgagttataataataataataatagacagttcttgtatagcgcataacacattataaataacgtctctatgcgcttccaaaggacttggatattattaccctggctttagccccgcagccttttacagcgctggggcatttcaaggaataaattcctgccaggtacccattcacctcacctgggttgagtgcagcacaatgtggataaatttcttgctgaaggaaactacgcaaTAATACGTGCTGCTCTGTCGAACAGGCATTTAACAAGACCCTTCTTGACCGATTTGTCGTGGTGGGAATCATATGGTATGTATTGGTCTGTATGAGTGGGCTTGCGGTAGACAGAGGTGGAGAGTTTCCCGCCCTCGTGTCtttgaacttgtaagctagtgaacactttttgcgagagtgatcacgaatttcttagaaagctagtgaacactttttgcgagagtgatcacgaatttccttgttgaccatagtagattgcgagacaaatgaataccctctagcgattatttcagtccacaataatgaacctatttagtattagtATTGCATAACTTATTTCGGCACACAGGGATTGGATACGTAAATGGTATAGgcaaagagaaaacaaagtatggatgattgaaataaaatatattggggCTCAAAAAATtctaatattttcattcatatgattttttaatgcaatttttGCAATACTCATTAATCTTCCTTTCAGAAAGAGTACACTTTTGAATGGATgggtaaatatttttaaagttatgatataCAGGGTTATAAGcggctcgcatatgacgtcacaaatttttatgttcataactcttttatattctttgatggattttcatcaaatattcaCAAATAATCTCTCTAAATTTTCTGCTTTCATAGTAAGAacactaatacccctttcatactgccctcttcacttttcaccggcgaacttctctgcctcgcattcctcacttccccggcgaagaaaaaaaatgtacctttcgcactgacatttcttctccggcgaaagtcaacgggcgattggCCTCATTCGGCATTTCCacaattatttatttcctttaattgtGGAAATCTAACTTGTTAGTAAAGTTGTCAAGATGACggctagatctacatgtagtaaacAGTGTCAGTATTCCCTTGATTTAGTCAGTGCTCGGCACGTGCAGAACAAACgaacaaaaaattgtaaacattacttcttacctattacaaaaaggtataaaaaattaattacaacatattttaaaagtattacaagaaaaacaaacaatatcactttgtttttatattttagcgcattttatacactgtacatgtaaaaagtgctttaaaaaaaatgttgttggtaaaaaaaaaattatgttcgagggtatctacttggccataacattcagctgagcttgcaactatcgcgcgcggaatctcggtacaggggacttcgggagagaaaaaaattgacctctgacgtcattaaagagaagttctccggtttgctttcatactggacactttccccttcgctggcgaacttcgctggtgaaaagcgcaatatgaaaaattgaaagggGTATAACTTATCAtcaaggtgaacttcccctttaaaaaggTTTGTAGGCTACAGTtgttactttccaccaatagagagcctcacaaaaatatgctcaaaactACAATCTTTGAGCCATCTggtgaataataattttttttaaacccaaGATTATCATGAAGACAGATCATGAACTGGCATCATTGCACTTGATGCCCTTAAAAAGCATCAATGTTTTTACCTtcttcaaggggggggggggggggtgtgaacAGTGTGTGGTTTCTCATTGACTgcgtgttataaatacatagtcttaaaatataggttttcaggtacatgtatctactaatactacagagaataaattgatctataattgtatttgtatctggagaaactaaaatgttttaagaggaaaattgttttgctacttggtaacataattattgcggtataaatgtattggctgataaatatcatgaattgtaaaatatttgCATCGGCCGAATATCATGAATGAatcgtaaaatacttgcatcggccgataaatatcatgaattgtACGATTCATGATATTCATCGGCCAGtgcaagtattttttaaatctaagttagcactgctcatgatattgTCGCCCTCTATACGCGTCTTGTATCTGGGCTACGATAACAAAGACTGCAAGATGGCAACAATAACAGACTGTAAGTAAACGCTCATGctcttaataattatttttctcatatttttttttatttatttgaataaatacacgCACCATTAGTGCATGCGGGGGTAAATATACTTTAGCCCATTTAGACCTACATAAGTTTGGGCTCAAAACCCTAAAGAAAACGAGTAGAtctagtctagatctattttggagcaacattgtTGTCTCCAAATTTTGGAACAATTATTGCTCCAAAATAGATTTAGACTAGACCAAAATACTCGGTACCGTACACATGTACTCTTGCTCACTgctaccatcctgcctgtggggaatctactaGCCAATATTGTatagagcacacactttaaaaaatcattaaaatatcacttttgtgaccaaaattactaatttccatacaatgcaattcatttttcattagtaacattggaataatttttgtattcaccagagcgctaaaaaacttgaatttggggcatattttgtgtacgccctctattggtggaaagtaatatcgcaagaaaattttcattttgtcaatctgtatttttaattaagaaaaaataatttaaagaattaaatttactgaagagccaagttatatgatgaaaagctgtaatggaaactgacagtgtaaaaaaaatcaagcatttgtcccaaagaaaaagagaaaataagccaagcATTGtcaaccttattttgccacacattgAGATGTagcagagaacaaggttatatcataaccttgttcattgaatgagtggtacTGTACACTCATtctatgaacaaggttatgatataaccttgttctctgttacttagtatccctaaattagaccccaaaagagccaatctggaataaaattattggaaatggttttttgactgatttgagtaggtatgggtgtcaacatttaccaaaaaaaagttaggaggaatacgggttggggaaagtgctttttttcaaggtcaaaggtcaatgaccttttcgtacatactgtataatggtatctctgagatggaaaggcgcaggttggtgataatggtgtccaaatgcacaaattcttaccagaatatcaaatagaataaaattaatgacctagaatgcacattcacctatcaaattcaaggtcaaagcctttcaaaaggtcaatgaccttttttacattatataccataccgtataatggtatctctgagatgataaggtacatgctggtgatcatggtgtcaaaatgtacagattcttacaagaagatcaaataaaataaacttaagtacctagaatgcacattcaccaataaaattcaaggtcaaagcttttcaaaggtcaatgacctatttacattatataccatactgtataatggtatcccTGCGATGAAaaagcacaggttggtgatcatggtgtcaaaatgcacagattcttaccagaagatcaaatggaataaaattaagtacctagaatgcacattcacgcataaaatttaaggccaaaggtcaatgaccttttatactacatataccatattatataaTTGTATCTCTAAGATAAAACGGTGCAGGTTGGTGTTCTTTGTGTCAAAACACGcatattcttacaggaagataaaataaaattaagcatcgagaatgcacattcacccataaaattcaaggacaaaggtcaatgtcctttttaacattagataataataataatggtatctctgagataaaacaccgcagaatggtgatcttggtgccaaaatcaaaagacttgtacaagaagattaaacaacactaaaataagtataaagaataaactttcacccttgaaatcctagatcagaggaaatatattataatatattataagaaaaagtgctatttgatcaaattttacctcgaacttgtattttgacatcatcattggtcaaggattcaactattaaatttgtgttctttttccacgcaggtcagtctttttcccatcagaatcactatacctacatgccacaatcacgttatatcgacctatttacttaaattccctgacgctattgacatagttgattgacctttaactcctaaatatattttccatggccattttttatccttatttctttcagagtgaaattattaGACTTCCAAGTGTTCATTACAAAtagttatctttctttctattattcacaaataaaatgtgaatataatggataaatttcttttttgggggaatcatgcatggatatataaatatttatcaacttttgacctttgactttggatattggattattttgagtcttttttatcttcttgcaaaaattgctttttgacatcaaaatcaccaacatgcagcgttttatctcagagatacctttatacgatatatagccta contains these protein-coding regions:
- the LOC129261264 gene encoding hsc70-interacting protein-like; the protein is MSSLGAKLPEPKETESNPEPEPSAQAPPAPEPTQEPTSEPEPMEPESEESDLELDEDGVIEPDTDEPQEMGDTSLEVTDEMLEEAIQKKSEAMVAMSDGNLEEAVQLFTQAILRNPRSALFHAKRASCYVRLKKPNAAIRDCNKGQDLNPDSAQVYKWRGKAHRMLGHWEEAFKDLQMACKLDFDESAYEMLKEVEPNAKKIAEHKRKYERKQEDKELKAKKERIRLAKLAQEKARKEDEERRKQEAESGFPGGFPGGFPGGMPGGFPGGFPGGMPGGMPGGFPGGMSGGMPGGMPGGMPGGMPGGFPGGMPGGMGGGMPDIGGIMSDPEIITALQDPEVQEAFAEISSDPSNIAKYKDNPKITRLIAKMQSKVPRGPGGPGAGGPGPAGGPPPSTPPSSGGAQGEPSAPGASTQDID